The sequence CCCCATAAACTTGATTATCAAACAACCGGAGTTCCTCCAATAACATTGAAGCATCGTCAAATGAATTACAACGGCTGCATTGAAAAGCCATTGAAACCAAGATTAACCATAGATTCTGGGATGCTATTGGACTATGTTTACATTAAAAACATGAGATTAGGGGAATGCAACGGAGATTAAAGAATCCACATCGTACTCAATATTAGACATCCTAATCAAACCAACTGATCATTGACATTGTAGCATAATAACCTCAATGACACTACGATGAATAGTGGTTACATTACAATGAATAGTGGTTGTTTTTCACCTTCCACGAGTTGAAACAAAGTGAAGTAGGTAGAGTTTTGCTTGATTCGCTTCTTTTCTGGACTAACAACTCACTATGAGTAAACAGTCCTTAAAACATACGTCTACAATTGTTGTGTTTGAGAGGTTCCACTCTGCCTATATCAGTGCATATATTTAAGAACCCTCCAGCGCATATAATTCTTAACTGAATCATAACCATAAATTTTACTTCACGTACTCCCATGTTCTTGACATGCCTCACAACCCACAGAGCTCAACTGCTCCGTAGAGAAAATGAAAGCAAACTCTTGAGAAGCATGACACTATGTAAGGCATACACCATAAGAAACTGAGACTGAAACACCTATGTAATATGTAAGGTACAAATAAATCTAAATTGCTAGTAATGCACAGTTTAAAAATTGACTTTAACAGATCTTCAAGCAACTAGGTCCTCAATACACCATATACGAAAGGTAAAGAGACGTACCTGCACGCGTTTaaaatggcagaaaatgtgACAACATTCGGCTTGATGTCTAGCTCATGCATCTTCTGAAAGATTCCCAGAATGCACAAGATTTCTTGTCTAACCTTCCTATCTTTTATTGCATAACCTGCTTTCTCAGCTGCAAGTTGCCCAAACATCTTCAGAAATCTGTTATCCTCCCTATCTCCCACCTGAATTTCAAAGACCTTCCTTTCAGAAACTGTAGATGAAGATCCGGTGTGTAGCATAATGCCTCCTGGAGCAGCATCCACTGCACATTCTGTAGCTGCTGACCGACCAAAGGCATCAATTATTGAATTATAAGTGACAACATTAGGTCGAATCCCTTCCTTGGTCATCTCATCAAGCAACGAAAGAGCAGATTCCACCAGTCCATTTTTGCACAGAGCATTGATAAGTTCACTATAAAGCACAACATCAGCCTTCAACCCTGCATGCTTAAACTCTCTAAAAACCCTCATTGCCTCTGCATACAAGCCACCCTTTGAATACAGATCGATCAATGTTGAATAAGTTAATATGTTTGGTGATACATGTTCTTCTATCATCTCATTGTACATTCTTTTAACTTCATCATACTTCCCTTGCTTCCCATACCCACCAAGAAGTGCATTATAAGACACAACATCCTTCGCAATCCCAACACTCTCCATCTCCTTGCAAACATTCAAGGCGTCCTCAAACCTACCAAGCTTCCCATATAGTGAAAGCAATGTGTTATACAGAACTCTGTCCAGACTGATGGCCAAAAACTTCATTTCATTAAATAAACTGAGTGCATCTTCTAATCTACCAGCCTTAGCATATCCATCGATAATAGTACTATAAGTAACCACATTGGGCAAAATATTCTTTGAAGGCATCTCCGACATCATCTGATATGCCAAATCCATCTGCCCACCTTTACAAATCGCATCCAGAAGCGTATTGTACGTGTAAATATCCTGATCAATTCCTCTATCCACCATCTCACTAAATAGGTTTTGAGCTGCCTCCCACAATCCCCCTCGACTACAAACCGCAAGGAGTGAATTATAAGTAATTCGATCTGGCTGAACCCCATTTCTCAGCATCTCATTGAAAATCTCCACTACCCTCTTAAATTCCACTCCCCCTTTTCCACACGCATCAATTACCGCATTGTAAGTAACCAAATTCGGTTTCAAGCCCGCATCTTTCATTGACTCAAGAACTCTTATAGCCTCCTCACAATACCCACTTCGCCCATAAGCACTAATCAACGCAGAATACGTATAAACGGTCTTTCCGTAGCCGTCATCAACAGCAGTTTGAAACACATTCTTAGCAAGCTCAACCTTTCCTAACCTGCCAAGAGTACTAATCATAGAACTAGCTAATTTCCCCTGCTCAGTTCTCCTCCTCTCCCTCCTCACCGCAAACTCGAAACATCGAATTGCCTTCCAACACTCACCCCTATTCCCAAGCTCTCTTAGCAAAAACGTGTAATCATCAGACCCACCAAGCCTAGTCTCAAAACTAAGCAAAACATCATCAAGAGCCAGATCATTCTTACCGTATTGGACGGCGTGGTGCAGGGCCTCCTCTGCCAGCGCCGAGTGGCGGGAGCCCACGGTGGTCTTGGGGCGGCCCAGGTGCATTTTGGAGACGAATCGGGTGGAGCGGCGGCCCGAGAAGGCGGTGACAAGATCAGATTTTGGAGgagggagagaagggagggatgAAAAGGAGGAGGTGTGGGCGGGAAGCGGCGGCCTTGGGGCGGAGCGCGGTGGTTGGGAAGGTAAAGGCAGAGGCTTTGGGAGGGAGACTTGTTGGGTCGTCCATTGATTGGGTTGGCGGGCGTTGCGCTGAGATTTTAGGCGCTGGTTTTGGGGGTATTGGTGGCTCTGGTAAGGCTTAGTCGCCGTGATTGAACAGTGCGGCGGCGTTGAAGCCATTTTTGATatgtatagagagagagagagagagagagagagatgtataTACTGAGGGgggtgagagaaagagagagattttcCTAATGGAGGTTTAGGTAGAGTTTGGTGAGggagaggaaaaaaagaaagagggagGAGGTGAGGAGGAAGGCATTTGGATGGATATGGCGGAGATAACAGAGAGAGAAAGCGAAAGGGTTTTAGAGATTGAGTGAGAGTGACAGCTTATGCGTATGCGGTAAATACTACGTAGAGTAGACTAATCAgctgactctctctctcttccttttttcccaatccttcaaaacaaaaaagtttTTCTTCacctttttttccattttttattttctttttatagaaaaaaaccCAATCATTAGGATACTCCTGTTGAAAATGCTGGTGGGTAGTGAATGCCTACAGAAGTTTTCAATGTCCATGCAAAGTGAAATGGAATTTGGAGATGCAGGAGATGGTATTGTCAAAATGGATGATGTAAATATCAAAGTGCAGTTAATGCATTAGTTCGGAGTTGCTTTATAAATAAAGCACTACGTATGCTTTTAAAAGGTGAGAGACTcacggtagagagagagaggaaagaagaggagagaagataatagagagagttatctttgtactcttattatttcagattaCAATGAAAGCATCACTGCTGCCCCGAAGATGTACTCCAGTCatactgactgtagaggaacctcgtaaattttgtgtcttgtttatttattccactgcacccaccgtcgattttacaacatgttatcagcacgagaagctctcatgtcagtggaaagcacaacgccaTAAATCCGGAGAAACATTACCTACCTCCCACCTCTGCTAGCCAAAAATCTCACAGAATAAAAGGTATGTCCATTTTCTGTATCTCCCACCGCTCCAGAAGCGCCCCACCGAATTCCGGTgagaattgaaatttacaacGACCTGTAGTCGTCACGAGATAAGAAAACTCGTACTTGAGAATTGGTTTCCAGAGATCCAGAAGAATCTCATCAGACTTGGAAACCCAGATCGCGTCGTTTTCGACAGATCTCGAGAACTCCCATGAATACTCGGTTGTCTGAGATGGTGATGGCAAGACTGACTCCACACAGGCCTCCCTCTCTTGTACCTCCATCAACCTCGCTGTCATCTATGTTCCTGTATGGAAGTTCTTGCTTCACGATGCCATGTTCTCTAGGCCATgcaagaaaaattgaagaaaacacGGGGATGGGAAATGGTATATCTTATCTGGCCTCTCCCATGAAAAAAGTAACGGTCTGTGGGTTTTTGCAGAGAAAAAAAGGCAAAAGCAATGAAATGGTGCATTAGCACCTTTTGAAAAGCATAagacaaaataataaaataaaaggaaaaatgatggtgtgtcAGACACCATGtggaaactaagaaaaaaaaaccaaaagggtgaagACTTTTTGGATGGTGTCGTACCatatgaaaagaaagaagaaaatgaaacaccccaaccctcttttatattttaaaattgttttaaagccttaattggtgagccaAAGGGGACCCACCCCTGATTTCTGTCCCCAGCCTCCcatttctctcttccttcttcttcgtctCTCTCCCCCGTAACTCTCCCTTAGCTCTCTCATTCTCAGCTCTCCcgtttctctctccctcaacctctcgcatctctctcttcccctggACTCACTAGGACCAAGTCACCATCGAAGAGAGGCTCGCAACGAACCCCGGACCCTACCCTGCAAGTTCGACGACACGGA is a genomic window of Malus domestica chromosome 09, GDT2T_hap1 containing:
- the LOC103444273 gene encoding pentatricopeptide repeat-containing protein GUN1, chloroplastic isoform X2; the encoded protein is MASTPPHCSITATKPYQSHQYPQNQRLKSQRNARQPNQWTTQQVSLPKPLPLPSQPPRSAPRPPLPAHTSSFSSLPSLPPPKSDLVTAFSGRRSTRFVSKMHLGRPKTTVGSRHSALAEEALHHAVQYGKNDLALDDVLLSFETRLGGSDDYTFLLRELGNRGECWKAIRCFEFAVRRERRRTEQGKLASSMISTLGRLGKVELAKNVFQTAVDDGYGKTVYTYSALISAYGRSGYCEEAIRVLESMKDAGLKPNLVTYNAVIDACGKGGVEFKRVVEIFNEMLRNGVQPDRITYNSLLAVCSRGGLWEAAQNLFSEMVDRGIDQDIYTYNTLLDAICKGGQMDLAYQMMSEMPSKNILPNVVTYSTIIDGYAKAGRLEDALSLFNEMKFLAISLDRVLYNTLLSLYGKLGRFEDALNVCKEMESVGIAKDVVSYNALLGGYGKQGKYDEVKRMYNEMIEEHVSPNILTYSTLIDLYSKGGLYAEAMRVFREFKHAGLKADVVLYSELINALCKNGLVESALSLLDEMTKEGIRPNVVTYNSIIDAFGRSAATECAVDAAPGGIMLHTGSSSTVSERKVFEIQVGDREDNRFLKMFGQLAAEKAGYAIKDRKVRQEILCILGIFQKMHELDIKPNVVTFSAILNACSRCNSFDDASMLLEELRLFDNQVYGVAHGLLMGYRDNVWVKAQSLFDEVKQMDSSTASAFYNALTDMLWHFGQHSNRMGEAQQSSR
- the LOC103444273 gene encoding pentatricopeptide repeat-containing protein GUN1, chloroplastic isoform X1 — its product is MASTPPHCSITATKPYQSHQYPQNQRLKSQRNARQPNQWTTQQVSLPKPLPLPSQPPRSAPRPPLPAHTSSFSSLPSLPPPKSDLVTAFSGRRSTRFVSKMHLGRPKTTVGSRHSALAEEALHHAVQYGKNDLALDDVLLSFETRLGGSDDYTFLLRELGNRGECWKAIRCFEFAVRRERRRTEQGKLASSMISTLGRLGKVELAKNVFQTAVDDGYGKTVYTYSALISAYGRSGYCEEAIRVLESMKDAGLKPNLVTYNAVIDACGKGGVEFKRVVEIFNEMLRNGVQPDRITYNSLLAVCSRGGLWEAAQNLFSEMVDRGIDQDIYTYNTLLDAICKGGQMDLAYQMMSEMPSKNILPNVVTYSTIIDGYAKAGRLEDALSLFNEMKFLAISLDRVLYNTLLSLYGKLGRFEDALNVCKEMESVGIAKDVVSYNALLGGYGKQGKYDEVKRMYNEMIEEHVSPNILTYSTLIDLYSKGGLYAEAMRVFREFKHAGLKADVVLYSELINALCKNGLVESALSLLDEMTKEGIRPNVVTYNSIIDAFGRSAATECAVDAAPGGIMLHTGSSSTVSERKVFEIQVGDREDNRFLKMFGQLAAEKAGYAIKDRKVRQEILCILGIFQKMHELDIKPNVVTFSAILNACSRCNSFDDASMLLEELRLFDNQVYGVAHGLLMGYRDNVWVKAQSLFDEVKQMDSSTASAFYNALTDMLWHFGQKQGAQLVVLEGKRRNVWESAWSDSCLDLHLMSPGAARAMVHAWLLNIRTIVFKGQQLPNLLSILTGWGKHSKVVGDSTLRRAIEALLTSMGAPFHIAKCNLGRFISTGSVAAAWLKESGTLEVLVLHDDRTYPKGAHLDQISNFQALAL